One Micromonospora sediminicola genomic region harbors:
- a CDS encoding GntR family transcriptional regulator — protein MSETQNVETFRGRSVPAYQRIATAIRDKIVSGELAGGEQLPTELELAEQWGVARQTVRNGIAVLVSEGLVVAKRPLGHFVRKRENMLYRPQGESRDQPVSPEMDRFYQQITEEGRVPSQTIDVSLVQATPDIAQRLRVDPGTVVVARRRVRYINGEPININDSHFPLDIVKDSEVMLPADVARGTNQVLADLGYPQDRAIDEIYTRMPTPEQIHRLGLGPGTPVAVHYVTGYVADGTPVRCTVNVLPSDQHVIVFERKFERTWS, from the coding sequence GTGAGCGAGACTCAGAACGTGGAGACCTTCAGGGGCAGGTCAGTGCCGGCATACCAACGGATCGCCACGGCGATCCGCGACAAGATCGTGTCGGGTGAGCTTGCCGGAGGCGAGCAGTTGCCGACCGAGCTTGAACTCGCCGAGCAGTGGGGCGTGGCCCGGCAGACAGTCCGCAACGGCATCGCCGTGCTGGTGTCCGAAGGGCTTGTGGTGGCGAAACGCCCCCTCGGGCACTTCGTACGCAAGCGGGAGAACATGCTGTATCGCCCACAGGGTGAGTCTCGCGATCAGCCGGTGAGCCCCGAGATGGACCGCTTCTACCAGCAGATCACCGAGGAGGGGAGGGTCCCCAGCCAGACGATCGACGTCTCCCTAGTTCAGGCAACACCGGACATCGCTCAGCGCCTCCGGGTCGATCCAGGGACCGTCGTGGTGGCTCGTCGGCGGGTCCGCTACATCAACGGTGAGCCGATCAACATCAACGACTCTCACTTCCCGCTGGACATCGTCAAGGACTCCGAGGTCATGTTGCCTGCCGACGTCGCACGGGGCACGAATCAGGTCCTCGCCGATCTTGGCTATCCGCAGGATCGCGCCATCGACGAGATCTACACCCGCATGCCCACACCTGAGCAGATCCACCGCTTGGGCCTAGGGCCAGGAACGCCGGTAGCGGTGCACTACGTGACTGGCTACGTGGCCGACGGCACGCCGGTGAGGTGCACCGTTAACGTGCTGCCGAGTGATCAACATGTCATTGTGTTCGAGCGTAAGTTCGAGCGGACCTGGAGCTGA
- a CDS encoding zinc-ribbon domain-containing protein: protein MLMRQWAVDLNGDLDPQTLSARSARTVWWRCAQGHTWQQKVCDRTRGRGCPACYATRGDREGSVLAAVAAVTGLRYVGHPSAAPPVRGLRDLVDAEHRIVVEYDELTHQFSVDRDRRLTQQMETAGYLVIRIREQGLPPVGGITITTHAQEDPEALGHRVAEALAATGRTLPPAEGVPTPVPRQTPPPVEQRALYSTNPDLAAWLPTPPGRPPTSKRDRLETTLAALLTQGVPLHSPQLGGLLAALTGASTSYAKQFLRDARRKATA, encoded by the coding sequence ATGCTCATGCGGCAGTGGGCGGTGGACCTCAACGGTGACCTGGACCCGCAGACGTTGTCCGCGCGGTCGGCCCGAACGGTGTGGTGGCGCTGCGCGCAGGGCCACACCTGGCAGCAGAAGGTCTGCGACCGTACGCGCGGCCGAGGGTGTCCGGCCTGCTACGCGACGCGCGGGGACCGCGAGGGCAGCGTGCTCGCCGCCGTCGCCGCGGTGACCGGCCTGCGCTACGTCGGGCATCCCTCGGCGGCGCCACCGGTACGCGGGCTGCGCGACCTGGTCGACGCCGAGCACCGCATCGTCGTGGAGTACGACGAGCTGACCCACCAGTTCTCGGTCGACCGTGACAGGCGGCTGACCCAGCAGATGGAGACCGCCGGGTACCTCGTGATCCGGATCCGGGAACAGGGCCTGCCGCCCGTCGGTGGCATCACCATCACCACGCACGCCCAGGAAGATCCCGAAGCGCTCGGCCACCGGGTCGCCGAGGCCCTGGCCGCCACCGGCCGCACGCTGCCGCCCGCCGAAGGTGTGCCGACGCCGGTGCCACGGCAGACCCCGCCGCCGGTGGAGCAACGGGCGCTGTACTCCACGAACCCCGACCTGGCCGCGTGGCTACCGACGCCGCCCGGACGGCCGCCAACCTCTAAACGGGACCGGCTGGAGACGACCCTGGCAGCGCTGCTGACCCAGGGCGTCCCACTTCACAGCCCGCAGCTGGGCGGCCTCCTGGCGGCGCTCACCGGCGCGTCGACCTCCTACGCGAAACAGTTCCTCCGCGACGCCAGACGCAAGGCCACCGCCTGA
- a CDS encoding sigma-70 family RNA polymerase sigma factor, whose translation MARAQAGDAEAFGLVYDRYVDQVFQFVSQRVRDRQAAEDLTSETFLRALRNLDAFRRPGGDFGAWITTIARNLILNHHESRFEVPVAEHRDEAESGQVPDPAKTAMDRLTHEALLAGVDQLSAPQRQCIILRYLRELSIDETAQAMGRTPAAIKAIQHKALRALRGLLPVGVVMPA comes from the coding sequence GTGGCGCGGGCTCAGGCCGGTGACGCGGAGGCGTTCGGCCTGGTCTACGACCGGTACGTCGACCAGGTGTTCCAGTTCGTGTCGCAGCGGGTGCGCGATCGCCAGGCGGCCGAGGATCTGACCTCGGAGACATTCCTGCGAGCACTGCGCAACCTCGACGCGTTCCGCCGGCCGGGCGGCGACTTCGGCGCCTGGATTACCACGATCGCCCGGAACCTCATCCTCAACCACCACGAGTCCCGTTTCGAGGTGCCCGTCGCCGAGCACCGCGACGAGGCCGAGTCCGGCCAGGTGCCCGACCCGGCGAAGACGGCGATGGACCGCCTGACCCACGAAGCCCTCCTGGCCGGCGTCGACCAGCTCAGCGCCCCGCAGCGGCAGTGCATCATCCTGCGGTACCTGCGGGAGCTGTCGATCGACGAGACCGCCCAGGCGATGGGCAGGACCCCGGCGGCGATCAAGGCCATCCAGCACAAGGCCCTGCGGGCCCTGCGCGGCCTGCTCCCGGTCGGGGTGGTGATGCCGGCATGA
- a CDS encoding GNAT family N-acetyltransferase, whose translation MTLTIRPAEDQDEFEIAMGLLTQRIQWLRDRGSDQWATWERWRTKLGPSLSAGDIWILWDDDEPIGTVTLEMTGDPDFWTPEELAEPAAYVSKLAVRLDRAGQELGALLLAWAGDYAFQRGCRYVRLDAWKTNEQLHAYYLSRGWTHLRTSTDPQRRSGALFQRTAAPMGKQPVELRTAASRQG comes from the coding sequence TTGACCTTGACCATCCGGCCCGCTGAGGATCAGGACGAGTTCGAGATCGCCATGGGCCTGCTCACGCAGCGCATCCAGTGGTTACGCGATCGCGGCTCGGATCAGTGGGCGACGTGGGAGAGGTGGCGTACCAAGCTCGGCCCATCACTTTCCGCTGGCGACATCTGGATTCTCTGGGATGACGATGAGCCGATCGGCACAGTCACCCTTGAAATGACCGGCGACCCCGACTTCTGGACTCCTGAGGAGCTGGCCGAGCCGGCGGCCTACGTCTCAAAGCTGGCAGTGCGCCTCGACCGCGCCGGCCAAGAGCTCGGCGCTCTCCTGCTTGCGTGGGCAGGCGACTACGCCTTCCAACGCGGGTGTCGGTACGTCCGCTTGGACGCCTGGAAGACCAACGAACAGTTGCACGCCTATTACCTCTCGCGTGGATGGACGCACCTGCGTACATCCACGGATCCTCAAAGGCGCTCTGGAGCGCTGTTTCAGCGCACTGCCGCACCGATGGGCAAGCAGCCGGTAGAGCTGCGAACGGCTGCCTCAAGGCAAGGGTGA
- a CDS encoding GGDEF domain-containing protein produces MRALKMLLPAAAVLSLAGHVWAAQVARSQRSRLVQARREATTDPLSGLANRAGLARALDELDGEPIDLVLVDLDRFKPVNDTYGHAAGDRLLVEIARRLREPLDGIDGAVVARIGGDEFVLACPSPAPIAGLLGAEVIQALAEPIEVAAGVSVSVTASVGAIHATAGEDRARVMAAADAAVYEAKLRGGDGLVEHNPLGGLPEVEERPLLRLRELAAATRALGAIA; encoded by the coding sequence GTGAGGGCGCTGAAGATGCTGCTCCCGGCCGCTGCCGTGCTGTCGCTGGCGGGGCACGTGTGGGCCGCTCAGGTGGCCCGGTCGCAGCGGTCCCGACTGGTCCAGGCCCGCCGGGAGGCGACCACGGATCCACTGAGCGGCCTGGCGAACCGGGCTGGCCTGGCCCGGGCGCTCGACGAGCTGGACGGCGAGCCGATCGACCTGGTCCTGGTAGACCTGGACCGGTTCAAGCCGGTTAACGACACCTACGGCCACGCCGCCGGCGACCGGCTGCTGGTGGAGATCGCCCGCCGCCTGCGCGAGCCGCTGGACGGCATTGACGGTGCGGTGGTCGCCCGGATCGGTGGTGACGAGTTCGTGCTCGCGTGTCCGTCGCCGGCGCCGATCGCTGGGCTGCTCGGCGCGGAGGTCATTCAGGCCCTGGCGGAGCCGATCGAGGTCGCCGCTGGCGTCTCGGTTTCGGTGACGGCCAGCGTCGGGGCGATCCACGCGACCGCCGGTGAGGATCGGGCGCGGGTGATGGCCGCGGCCGACGCCGCCGTGTACGAGGCGAAGCTGCGCGGTGGTGACGGCCTGGTGGAGCACAACCCCTTGGGCGGGCTGCCGGAGGTCGAGGAGCGTCCGCTGCTGCGGCTGCGGGAGCTGGCCGCCGCGACGAGGGCGTTGGGGGCGATCGCATGA
- a CDS encoding Lsr2 family DNA-binding protein — MSAPTITPTNGTDRAALLRAAQGKPAAPTQRVPMGIRVIAGPGAAPARTEVPSGPAARPPRTLEQLLTLAQGSEAARTRQLAEKISGLVEELTGRLEAELAAATLRLAEKEAELAAELAALRQKMGTGPKGTAQRAAIRQWAQANGYEVAERGRIPRNVLQAWAAATGSEVTR; from the coding sequence ATGAGCGCTCCGACGATTACGCCGACCAACGGCACCGACCGGGCAGCGCTGCTGCGCGCCGCCCAGGGCAAGCCGGCCGCTCCGACGCAGCGGGTGCCGATGGGCATCCGGGTCATCGCTGGTCCCGGCGCCGCTCCGGCACGTACCGAGGTTCCGAGCGGCCCGGCGGCCCGGCCGCCGCGCACGCTGGAGCAGTTGCTGACCCTGGCTCAGGGCAGCGAGGCCGCCCGGACCCGTCAGCTCGCCGAGAAGATCAGTGGCCTGGTTGAGGAGCTGACCGGCCGGCTGGAGGCCGAGCTGGCCGCCGCGACGCTGCGCCTGGCGGAGAAGGAGGCCGAGTTGGCCGCCGAGCTGGCGGCGCTGCGGCAGAAGATGGGCACCGGTCCGAAGGGCACCGCCCAGCGCGCCGCGATCCGCCAGTGGGCGCAGGCCAACGGCTACGAGGTGGCCGAGCGCGGCCGGATTCCGCGGAATGTGCTGCAGGCGTGGGCGGCGGCGACCGGCTCGGAGGTGACCCGGTGA